CCATTCGCCACGTAGTTAACAAGCCGATCAAATTCATTTCTACAGGCGAAAAGATGGAGAACCTTGATGTCTTCCATCCAGATCGTATGGCGCAACGAATCCTAGGTATGGGTGACGTGATTTCCCTCGTGGAGCGTGCACAGCAAGCCTTTGATGAGGACGAGGCCAAGCGAATCAATGCCAAAATCCGTCAGAACAACTTCAACTTTGATGACTTCCTTTCTCAGCTCGAGCAGGTGAAAAAGATGGGTAATATCAAAGACCTGATCGGGATGATCCCAGGAATGGGAAAGGCGATGAAGGGATTGGATATCGACGAAAACAGCTTTAAGCCAATCGAAGCGATCATCCGAAGTATGACCCCTCACGAGCGTCAGAATCCTGATGTGATCAATGGCAGCCGTAGAAAGCGGATTGCTGATGGTGCCGGCAGAAATATCACGGAAGTCAATAATTTGATGAAGCAGTTTGACGATATGCGCAAGCTGATGAAGAAAATGAATCAAATGGGGGGCGCTAAGCAGGCCTTAGGACGAATGGTGCCTCCAGGAATGGGAAGAAGGTAAGGGGATTTACGATTGTTGAATTACGATTTACGAAATTCCTTGGTGCTCAAAGATAGTTAGCCCGATCAGAACTGGTCGGGTTTTTTATTTTATCTGGAAGATTAGATAGTTCCAATTGTATCAGATCTAATTAGATATGAATCTTTCTGCCTTTCAAGAAAACCTTACTTTTCTCAACACCCAATCCTAATTACTCCCCAACCTCCATGCTTTAATAAAGTGTCTTATCTCCCTTTTCTTTCCACAGGTCAAAAGCTTTTAGGCTTTCTTCCCGCATCATAGCAATCATCGGAATCTGACGCTTTTCAGGAATGATTTCAATTTCCTGATAGATAAACTCATCGTCAAAACCCGCATCGGCAGCGTCCTCTTTGGTGCATGCATAAAATACTCTGGCAGGTCTTGCCCAAAAAATAGCTCCCAAGCACATGGGGCAGGGTTCGCAGGAGGTGTAGACTTCGCAGCCTTCGAGTTGGAAGTTATTCAGATTCTTACAGGCCTCACGGATGGCGACGACTTCGGCATGGGCAGTGGGATCGTTGGTTTTCAAAACCATATTTGAGCCCTGACCGATGATCTTTCCGTCTTTGACGATCACGCAGCCAAAAGGGCCGCCATTGCCGGTAAGCATCCCGTTTTTTGCCAGTTCGATGGCCTGTCTCATGAAGTTTTTCTGGGAATCAGTCATGGGATAAAGGTAGTCATCAGTGTTGAGTAAACAGTGGTCAGGGTTCACAAGGAAATGGTCAGTTCTAGTTGAAAAAAATAGGCGATCAGTTCTTGATGGCTGAGACTAGGTCATAGGGTAATTGAAAATGTGAATTTAAATTAGACTAGGCTTAGACTCCACTCAGCTTGACAAGCTGTTAACTGAGGCTGCTGACTGACCTCTGCCTCAACTTATCCACTTGCTTAAAAACTCCAAAAATTGATCTTTGTAGTTGTCTCCGACAGAGATCTGGTGATTGCCGATTTGAATGACATTTTTTGATACTGAATCAATATGATCCAGGGAAACAATAAAGGATCGATGTACCCGCATAAATTTTTCGGAAGGAAGAAGTTCCTCCATATTTTTCATGCTCGTCAGGGAAAGAATAGGATTGGGCT
Above is a window of Algoriphagus sanaruensis DNA encoding:
- a CDS encoding nucleoside deaminase, encoding MTDSQKNFMRQAIELAKNGMLTGNGGPFGCVIVKDGKIIGQGSNMVLKTNDPTAHAEVVAIREACKNLNNFQLEGCEVYTSCEPCPMCLGAIFWARPARVFYACTKEDAADAGFDDEFIYQEIEIIPEKRQIPMIAMMREESLKAFDLWKEKGDKTLY